From the Devosia sp. FJ2-5-3 genome, the window GGCGCGCCTGCGTGCTGTGGGCCTGCGCCCCATCAACACCATCGTCGACATCACCAATCTGGTCTCGCTCGGCTGGGGTCGTCCGCTCCACGCCTATGATGCCGACAAGGTCGAAGGCACCATGGTGCTGCGCAATGCGCGGGGCGAAGAGTTCGACGCGCTCGACAACAAGATCTATACGCTCGACGAGACCATGACCGTCATCGCCGACGACAAGGGCCCGCTCTGCCTCGGTGGCATCATGGGCGGCATCCGCTCGGGCGTCACCGAAGAGACCGTCAATGTCGTGATGGAATGCGCGTCCTGGGATCCCGATCTCATCGCCCAGTCCGGCCGCAAGACCGGCATTGTCTCGGATGCCCGCTATCGCCTCGAGCGCAATGTCGATCCGGCCCTGACCGAACCTGGTCTTGAGCTGGCCACCCGTCTCGTCCTTGAGCTCTGCGGCGGCGAGCCGAAGGAACCGGCGATTTCAGGCGAAGACGTGTTCCCGAACACAATCGTTGAATTCCCGCTCTCCGAAGTGAAGCGCCTCACCGGCATCACCTCCGCTCCGGAAGAGGTTGAGGCCATCCTCACCCGCCTCGGCTTTGCCGTCGAAGGCTCGGGCGATACCCGTCAGGTAAAGGTGCCGTCCTGGCGTCCGGACGTGACGCAGAAGGCTGACCTCGTTGAGGAAGTCATGCGCATGGTCGGCGTCGACAACGTCCCGGTTGAGCCGCTGCCGCGTCTCAACCACGTTGCCCCGCGCATCCTCACCACCATCCAGAACCGCCGCCGCATCGCCCGCCGGGCGTTGGCGACGCGCGGTCTCGATGAGGTCGTCACCTGGAGCTTCATCTCCAATGCCGATGCCACCCGATTTGGCGGCGGCACCGAGGACCGGCAGCTGGCGAACGCCATTGCTGCCGACATGACCGACATGCGCCCGTCCCTGCTCCCCGGCATCATTGCCGGCGCGCGCCGCAACGCCAATCGCGGCTTTGCCGATGTGGCCCTGTTCGAGGTTGGCCAGGTCTTTCTCTCCGACAAGCCCGAAGGCCAGCACACCTATGCCTCGGGCGTGCGCACCGGCACGTCCACGCTCAACGGTTCTGGTCGCCACTGGTCCGGCAAGCCGCAGACCGTTTCCGTCTGGGATGCCAAGGCCGATCTCTCCGCCGTGCTCGATTCCCTTGGCGTCGACATCGAAAAGGTCCAGATCCTGCCCGAGCCTGCCGCCTGGAGCCATCCGGGTCGCGGCGGCCGCATCGCGCTCGGCCCAAAGGTCACGCTCGGCTGGTTCGGTGAACTGCACCCGGCTCTGGCCGCCGAACTCGACATCGAAGGCCCCATCGCCGCCTTCGAAATCGACCTCGACGCACTCCCCGAGCCGCGCAAGAAGGCGACCAAGACCAAGCCGGCCCTGGCCCTCAGCCAGTTCCAGCCTTTGAGCCGCGACTTTGCCTTCGTGATGGACCGCGCGGTCACCGCCGCCACCATCCTCAAGGCCGCCAAGGGCGCCGAAAAGACGCTGATCAAGGATGTCGGGATTTTCGATGTTTTCGAAGGTGTCCATGTCGGCGAGGGCAAGAAGTCCGTCGCCATCGAGGTGACCCTGCAGCCCCGCGACAAGACGCTGACCGACGAAGACATCGAAAAAGTTTCCGCCGCCATCGTCGCCGCCGTCACCAAGGCCACAGGCGGCGAACTGCGCAAGTAAGTTCAGACCCATCTCCACCCTCCCCCTTGAGGGGAGGGCAGCGCAGCTTGCCCCGCAGGGGCTTAGCGAAGCTGGGAGGGGAATGCTACCAGACACACCCCCACCCACCCTCCCCTTCGAGGGGGAGGTTTCAGGCCGGTGTGTGCCGCAACTATCTGCCCGCCCCCTCCCAACCTCCCCCTTCCAGGGGGAGGTTGGGAGGGGGTATTCAGGCGTGCACGATCATGCCGCCGGATTTCGGAGCCCAAAAATGTCCCGCACTGACGCCATATTGAAGCGCCTCAGCCAGCTCCATCCCAGGCTGATCGACCTCAGCCTCGATCGCATGTTGCCGCTGCTCGAAAAACTCGGCAATCCGCAGGACCATCTGCCTCCGGTGATCCATGTCGCCGGCACCAATGCCAAGGGCTCGACCATCGCCCATCTCCGCGCCTTTCTCGAGGCCGCGGGCAAATCGGTGCACGTCTATAATTCCCCCCACCTCGTGCGCTTCAACGAGCGCATCCGCCTCGCCGGCAAGCTGGTCGAGACCGATCGCCTCAATTCCGCGCTCGAAGAGGTGGAAGCCATCAATGCCGGCGAAGGCATCACCTTTTTCGAGGTGACGACGGTCACCGCCTTCAAGCTCTTTGCCGAAACTCCGGCCGATTATCTCCTGCTCGAAACCGGCATGGGCGGCACGTTCGACACCACCAATGTGGTCAAGCACCCGCTGGGCACCATCATCACCCCGGTCGATTTCGACCATCAGGGTTTCCTCGGCAATACGCTGACCGAAATCGCCAACAACAAGGCCGGCATTCTCAAACGCGGCGCCCTCTCGGTCATGGGCATCCAGCGCCCCGAAGCGCGAAAAGTGCTCGAACGCGCCGCCCATCGCCTCGGCATCACCCCCATCTGGCAGGGCGAGGATTTCCACGGCTCAGCCCAGGATGGACGCTTGGTCTATTCCGACGAGCAGGGGCTGCTCGACCTGCCGCCCTCGGCCCTTCTCGGCCCGCACCAATTCGACAATGCCACTCTCGCCATTGCCGCAACGCGCCATTTCGGCCTGCCGGTCGATGAGAAAGCCATTGCCGAGGGCCTCCGCCGCGTTACCTGGCCGGCCCGCATGCAGCCCATCCGCCATGGCGATCTGCGCGACCTCCTGCCCCCCGGGCACGAGCTCTGGCTCGATGGTGGACACAATCCCCATGGTGCCGCCGCCCTCGCCCGCGCCATTGCCGAGCTCGACGCCCACAACAAGCGGCCGCTGGTAATGATCATGGGCATGATGAGCAATCGTGACCCCGCCGAGTTCCTCGCCGCCTTCACCGATTTCGCCCCCGAAGTGCTGACCCTCGCTATCCCCGGCGAGGAAAACGCCCATCCGGCCGATCACATCGCCGCCCGCGCCAAAACCCTCGGCCTTGCCGCCCAGCCCATAGCCTCGATCGAAGCCGCCCTGGCCGAGGCCGCCAAAACCCCCGACGCCCGCGTCCTCATCTGCGGCTCGCTCTACCTCGCCGGCGATGTCCTGGCGAAGAACAACACCCCCCCGGACTGATTTTCTGGTGTCCAAGGCTCGGCTCTATCGCCCCCTCGCCCCTCAGGGGAGAGGGTTGGGGTGAGGGGTGAAGGGCTCTCGTCGTAAGCCGCGCCGCTGAACCCTCATCCGGCCCTTCGGGCCACCTTCTCCCCTCAGGGGAGAAGGGAAGGAAGAGTCGAGCCTGTGGTTACAGTCCAAGCCCCCAAAAACCTAATACCGCCCCTGCTCACTCCCGCAGAACGGATCCAGCGGGCTCTTGCCCACAAAGGGCTTCCGCCCCAGCAGCGTTTCCAGCACGGCCGCCTGGAATTCATCGCTCGAGCCATAGGCGTTGACATAGGTGCCCACGCGCGGCGCGTCGTGGAGGTAATAGGGAAAGCCCAGCGACACCATCAGCGTCGGCACATCGTGCCAGTGCCGGCGCATGGCGCCATACACCGTCCCCGTCAGCCGCTTCCAGTCCAAAAATATCCGTCCCCTCGTCAGCAATGTCTCCTCGGCGAGGAGATAGAGCACAAGGTCATAATCCGCCGGGTTCACCGCCAGATCCGGCGTAAAAACCGTCACCGCAAACCCCTCCGTCTCCAGCATTTCCGGCAGCGACAGCGGAATGGGCTCGGGCGCAAAGGGCTGGACCGAACCGGTCGAATAGACCAGCACCCGCTGGTGCTTTTCCTTGGACAGCGGCAACAGGCCCGGCACATCCTTGACCAGCGTTACCGCCCGCTCGGTAACATCCCGCGCCAGCGCCCGGCTGTCCGCCGTGGCCACCTTTGCCCGTGCCCCTTCAAAATTCAGCGCCTCCCGCGCCTTGTGCAGCCCCAGCGCCGCCTTGAGCGCGAGGATCCGCGTCACCGCCTCGTCCACCCGCTCCTGCGTCAGCCGCCCATCGGCCACCGCCTTCACCAGCCGCATCAGATCGGCATTGGGATCATCGGAAAACAGGATGACATCGCACCCGGCAATGATCAGCTCGGGCAGGGTTTCGTCGCGATGCCCCCAATCGCCCAGTCCGGCCATCGGCGTGGCGTCGGACACGATCAGCCCGTTAAAGCCCAATTGCTCGCGCAGCAGCGTTTCGTTCAGCACCCGGCTCAGCGATGCCGGCCGGAAGGCTTCGCCCTTGGCCTCGGGGTCGAGCGAGCGCACAAAGGCCGGAAAGGCGATATGGGCGGACATTACGCTCATCACCCCGGCCTTGATCGCCGCGCGATAGAGCCGCCCGAATTTCTGCTCCCAGTCCTCCAGCGTCAGCGGATTGACCGTCGTCACCAGATGCTGGTCGCGGTCGTCAAAACCCTCGCCCGGCCAGTGCTTTACCGTCGCCGCAACGCCCTTCTTCTGAAACGCCTCAATCTGGGCCAATGCGTGCCGTTCGATGCGGTCGACATCATCGCCATAGGATCGCGTGCCGACAATGGCACTACGCCAGGCGGCATTGATGTCGATGACAGGCGTAAAGCTCCAATTGAGCCCGACGGCCCGCGCTTCCTCGGCCATGATGGTCGAGATCGCCGTGGTCGCCTCCACATCGTCCACGGCTGCCAGCGCCAGCGGGTTGGGCACGGAGGTGCCAAAGGGCAGGCTCATGCGGCTGCCTTCGAGATCGGCGCTCACCAGCATCGGCGCGGGCCCGAGCGTATCAAAATTCTGCGCCAGCGCGATCTCGGCCGCGAGGTCGCCACTATAGATCCGCGTCACCCCGCCCGGCCGAAACGAGCGCAATTGCTCGAGCGCCTCCTCGGTCGAGCCCCGCGCCAAAAGCACGAACAGCTGGGCCAGCTTGTCGCGCGGCGTCAACCCGTCGCGCGTCGACTGAACCCAGGCAATGGCCTCGTCATCGAGATTGAACGGGGCGGCAGAAAGCTCGATTGCGGCCAAGGCAAAGCTCCGAAAAAACAGGTCAGATCAAATGGGTAGGGCGACGCGGCGGCCCAGTTCAGGCAATCACTTATTTGTGTGGCTTTACCGCGCCCGAAAACAAGGAAAATTGTGCTGACTTCGCGCCCGCAATGAGAAAGCCCCCCTGCTCCGCGCTCTCCGGCACGGGCGCGTTGGAGCGTCTGCACTAGTGCCCGATTGCTCAGCACACCGCCGGCTTCCCTCGGGCCTGACCCGAGGGCCACTCCGAGAGCCCCAATATTGGCAATGTGCGCTGGGACAGCGGCCCTCGGGTCGAGCCCGAGGGCAGTACCGTGCGGAGGGAAAAGCACCAGTCGCCCCACCCTCCCCCCTTGAGGGGAGGGCAGCAAAGCTTGGCCGCAGGCCCTAGCGGCGCTGGGAGGGGGTGTTCCATTCCCGCGGCCCTCATTGCTTCCCACGACGTCATCCCCGCGAAAGCGGGGACCCCCGTTGAAACAGCGGTTCCCGCTTCCGCGGGAATGGCACCGAGATAGAAAAACCGCTCCCGCTCCCAAAAACAAAAAACGCCGCCGGAAAACCGGCGGCGTCTTAAAATTCTCGCTGAAGGAAAAATCCTTAAGCTGCGTGGCCTTCGAGCCATTTGGCGAGGCCTGCCTTGGGGGTGCCGGCGCCGATCTTCATGTCGGCGGCTTCGCCGTTCTTGAACAGGATCATGGTCGGGATCGAGCGCACGCCATATTGCGCTGTTGTCGAGGGGTTCTGGTCGACGTTGAGCTTGACGATCTTCACCTTGCCCTGGAGCTCGGTGGACAATTCGTCGAGAACCGGCGCGATTGCCAGGCACGGTCCGCACCATTCTGCCCAAAAATCCACAAGGACCGGCACATTGGAGTTGAGGACTTCCTGGCCGAAATTGGCGTCGGAAACATGGTCAGTCATGGAGTTCGCCTTTGGTTTGCTTTTGGTTCGTAAAGCGGTCGCCTAATTGCTCTCAAAGCTGGTGAGAGTCCAGTCGCAACGCAAGGGGTGTTCACCGCAGGGTGAAATTCTTGCCCGCTGCGCCGAGCAGGTCCTGGGGTAAATTCATCAGTGATTCCAACTCGGTCCACAGAATCGCGGCGCGCACGATCCTGCCGGGGAAAAGCTGACCTGCAACCAGTGCATATAGCCCCAGTTGGGTCAGATAGCGGGCCGGTATGGCCTCGGGCCGATCCGGCACATGCGCGTCGGATTTGTAGTCGATCACCAACACCCCCTCGTCGTCAACCACCAGGCGGTCGATGCGCCCGGAGAGTTGCACGGCTTCGCCGTCCCGGTCCGCATTGACCAAAAAGGGCACTTCGGCCCGGCTTTGTGGTCCGAAAATATGGGCAAGATCTATCCGCTCGAGAATGCTCCGCGCCCTGTCCATGACCGCTCCATGCGCCTCGCCATATTCGGGTAGAAGCGCTTCCATGGCGCGCGGCATCACCTTGTCCCAGGCGCTTCGTTCGATGCCGCTCATGTGCTGCAGCAGCGCATGCAGCGCCAGCCCGCTTTTTCTGGCAAGTTCGGCGTCCCGCACCTTTTCGGCGGCGCTCTGCAGGATCGGCGCATTCTCTCCCTCCGACGACGGAGACAGAATCGGCACCGGCACAAACTCGGGCAGCGGCGCCAGCACCAGCGGCGTGAACGCAGCGTTGATCCCGGGCAGCGGCACGCTTAGCGGCGCGATGGCGGGGCGCTCGGCCGGATAGACCAGCGCCGCTTCCTGCCCGGTCACATCTCCAACGCTCTGCCCATGCGGGCGCAGCGCCCCTTCGATCGCCTCATACCAGGTGCCGTCCGTCTTGCCGGTCACCGTCAGCGCCCCGGTCACATAGAGCTCGTCCTCGGCGCGGGTCATGCCGACATAGAGTTTGCGCCAATATTCCTCCAGCCGCACGGCGTCGATCCGGTCCTTGATGCCCTGGATTTCCGTCGTCCGCTGGCCCTTGCTGCCGGCATGAAAGAAGATCGGACCCTCTGGCCGCTCGTCGAGATAAACCGGCGTGCTGGTCTGGCTGCCGCTGGGCTTGGCCGTGGCATCGGCGAGAATCACGACCGGGGCTTCCAGCCCCTTGGCGCCATGCACGGTCATCACCCGCACCCCGCTACCGCCCTCGGCCAGCTCGCGCTTGATCGACACGCTGCGCCGCCGCATCTCGGCGGCAAAGCCCTGCAGCGATGGCTGCTCGGTCTGCTCATGGGCAATGGCCAGCTCGAGGAATTCGGACAGCACCTCGTCCACTTCCGTTCCCAACCGCGCATGGAAGCGCTTGAGGCCCTCTTCGGCATAGAGAACGCGGGCCAAAAATTCATAGGGCCGCTCGAAATCGAGCTCGGCGCGCCACCGCGCCAGCCGCTCGGCGGCCTCCCGCGCCGAAGCAATAGTGGTGGCCAAGAGCGCCGACCACAGCCTTTGCCCGCCCGAGCGGGGGCTGGCGAGCTGGAACAGATCCTCCTCGCTCACATCGAACAGCGGCGAGCGCAGCAGCGCCGCCAATTGCAGATCATCGGCCGGGTTGAGCAGCACATCGATCAGCGCCAAGAGGTCCAGCACGGCGATATGGCCGGTCACGCCCAGCCGGTCCGCACCGGGCGTCGGCAGGTTTTGCAGCCGCAGCGCCCGGATGATCTCCTGGAACAATATGTTTCGCGACTGGACGAGAACCAGCACGTCGTCCGGGGTGACCGCCCTGCCCCGATGCCCCAGCGGCCTGTGGCTGTCGACCCAGAAGCGGATTTCGGCGGCAATGCGCATCGCCACCTGGCGCGGCGCGCTCTGCTCGGCCTCCACCGGCTCGCGCGGCCATTCGCCATCACCCGCCTCGGCCTCGCTTGTCCGCAATGGAGGCCACAGCGTCACCGTGCCGCCGGGCTGGGTGCGGGCGGCATTGTGCCCAACCTTGTCTTCAGAGAGCAGAGCCGCCTGGATATCGGAGCGCGCGCAGACGAGGTCCACCGCATTCAATATCCCCGAGAGGGTGCGAAAACTGGTATGCAGCGGCAGCCGCGCAAATTGCTTTTCCGCCGCCTGCGCCCTGCGATGAAATTCGCCCCCGGTCAGCCCGAACAGCGCCGGTTGCGCCCCCTGGAAGGAATAAATCGACTGCTTCTGGTCGCCCACGGCGAACACCGAGCGCGGCCGCTCGACAGCGCCTGCGCCGGCAAAGAATTCTTCGGCAATGGCCTTAACCACCCGCCATTGCCGCTCATTGGTGTCTTGGCTCTCGTCGACCAGAATATGGTCGATCCCGGCATCGAGCTTGTACTGCACCCAGGGACCGATGGCGGGATTGGCAAAGAGGTCGCCGAGTTTTTCAACAAGATCGTCAAAGTCGAGCAGCGAGTGGCGCCGCTTGTCGCGCTCATAGCGCCGGGCGATGGCCACCAGCACGTCCAGCACCGCCTCGCTGCGCTCGATCAGCCGCGCCGCGATGATCTCCTGGTCGAGTTGGAGAACGCGTTCCTGCTCGGCGGCCATCATCTCGCCGATGCCCGGCAGCGCCTTCTCTTGCGTCTTGGTCACGAGACGCGCGCGCGGGCTTCCATCCTTGGTCAAAACGAGGCCCCGGAGCGTTGCCGCATCCGGATTGTCCGATCCGTCACCGATTAGCAGTTTGAGGGCGCCTGATGTTAACGATGTGTTAGCAACAAGCGCACTTTCGAGACTTTCCGCCGTTGCCCCGCAGTAGCCCACTACGCGCCGCAGTCGTGCCTTGGCGCCCTCGGGATCAGCGAGCACGACATCGAGCCGCGCGCCCAGTGCGAGGCCGGAATTGATAGCTTCGCCAATGGCATAGTCGCTCATCAGCCCAAACAGGGTCTCGACCGCCGCCCGGTTCTCCCCGCCCCGCAATCCGTCGGCCAGAACCGACTCGCGGGCCGCCATAATCATTTGATTTTGCTGGTCTTCTTCGATCACCGAGAAGTCGAACGGCACCCCGGCCTCGATCGGAAACCGGTGCAAAACGGCTTCGCAGAAGGCATGGATGGTCAAGATCCTCAGCCCGCCCGGCGTTTCCAGCGCCCGCGCAAACAGGGTTCGCGCCCGACCGACTATGACATCAGTCACCGGAGCGCCTGTAAGCCCCTGCAAATCCTTGTATAATTTGTCCCTTGGCATGACGGCCCAGGCCGCCAGTTCGGCCGAAATACGCCCCCGCATCTCCGCCGCCGCGGCCTTGGTATAGGTGAGGCAAAGGATCGATTCGGGAAACACCCCGGCCAGCAAGAGCCGCAGCACCCGTCGAGTCAGAACGAAGGTTTTCCCTGATCCTGCATTGGCTTCCACCCAGATCGAGCGACTGGGATCGGTCGCCTCGCCCTGGGCCCGCGTGGTGTCAAAAGGAATGGAAAGCTCGCCCCGCTCCGCGCTCATTCGCTATCCTCCCCGCCATCGACGGAAGTCCATTCGGCCAAGCGCGACAGATGATCATAGGCCCCGGCAAAGCGCTGGCTCAGCAAGGGTAACAGCCGCGCGGGCATAGGCCTCTGATTGAACAGGAAAAAATCGATATGCCCCTGCATGCGCCGTCCGATCTCCTCGGCGGCCTCCATCAGATCCATACCCTCGGCCGGCGCAAAATCGCTGGGTATGAAAGCCTCGGGCCCCAGCCCGATCTTGACGTAAATCAGCCCGCTCGTGTCCGCCGATGGGATGTCCTTCATCGCCCCGGCCTTGGCCATCATTGCTTCGACCAGCAGTTGCGGCGCCTCAAAAGCCTTCATCATGCCCTTGGTCGGCGGCGTTCCGGTTTTGAAATCAAGGATTTCGACGCTGCCATCCATCATCTGGTCGACGCGGTCAGCCTGCCCCGTCACGAGGAAGGGCTCGACCATGGGCAGTGTCATCTCGCCCCGGATTTCGGCATGGCGTTTTCGCACGCGCGGGGCTCTAAGCCGTTCAAAATCAAGGAATTGCCGCGCCGCCGTCTCGAAGCGTCGCAGCCAGATATCCCGGCGTTCTCCAATTGCTTCGAGCCCCGAAAAAGAGTCGGCAGCGATCGTCATCAGTGTGTCGAACGCCTCCGGCGCGTTGGGATCATGCCCCTCCATGACAAACCGCCCCAGTGCATCATGGATGATCGTGCCGCGCTCCCGCGCATCCGGCACATCCCCCAGAGGATCGAGCCGTCGCAACCCCAGCACATGGCGGGCATAGAGGTCATAGGGCGAGCGCATCAGCGTCTCGATCTCGGTCACCGACAGCCGTCGTGGCCGCAGATGGACCGGTGGATTGGGCAGGGGTCGTGCGGCTGGTTTCGTCTCTGGCACGGCGTCGAGCGCCCGGGCCTGCTCGAGCCAGAGCCTGCCCTTTTCCTGCAATCCATCCGCAGCATCCGCGCCGATAAAGGCATCAAGCCGTTGCAGAAATCGAGATGGGCTGGCCGGGCTCGCGCCGATCCGCCTGGCATAGGCGACGATGACATCACGATTGCCGATGGCCTGGGCAAAGTCGTGAGCAGCAAGCCCCTGCAGCCGCTCGGGAGGCTCCAGCCCCGCTGCCAGCCGCATGCCGCGGCTGAGCCACGGCCCCGGATCGGCCGGTTCGGGCCATTTGTCTTCATTGACGGCGCCGAGAATGACGAGGTCCGGGCTCATCAGCCGCGCTTCCAGCTGTCCCCAGATGGCAATGTCACTGCGCCGCTCGACATGGTTACGCACCTGGAACCCGGTCATCAACGCCGACAGCACGCGATCAAGCGCAATCGGCGGGAAGGGGTGCCCCTCCCCCCGGTGCCCGATCATCTGGTCGGCCCAGCCCTCGAATTCGTCCCGCCCGCGCAATGACGCGCCGTCGGCCGTGGCGACCAGAGCCAGCCGTAGCGCCTGCGCCAGGTCGGCGGCATCCATGCTCTGGCCGTCGACCAGCGCAATAAGCGGCGCGATGGCCGCCTCCACCCGGTCGAGCAGCGCCGAAATAGCGCCCCCGTCATCTGCCGAAAGACGTCGCGCCGCGTGCTTCGGCGGCTCTACAACATGGGCCGCCAGCGCCGCACGCAGCCCGCCAAGGCCGGGTGCAATTCTCTGCCCCCGCAGCAGGCCAAGCTCGATGGCATCGGTCAGCGCACCAAGCTCGGAACGCGAATAGCCAAACATGGCCCAGCGGCTGCGCAACAGGGCGATCAGGTCGACTGCCGCGCAGCGCGACACTGCAAGGTTGAGAATCTGTCGGGCCAACCGCCCCACCGGGGCATGGAACAGTGGCGCACCGGCCGCGTCGTCGACATAGATGTCAAATCTCGCCAGTTCCGCTGCAATCCGCCGCGCCAGATTGCGATCCGGGGTGATGATCCCGACAGTCTTTTTCTCAGCCAGCGCAGAGCGCGCTGCCAGCGCAATGGCCCGCGCCTCTTCGTCTTCATGACGGGCGGCGATCACAGCCATACCGTCGAGGGCCATCTGCAGTTGCGCGCCGCCCAGCCGGGCTTCATACCAGCCGGCCGTTTCCTCCGTCAGAGCCAGTGCCTTGGTGACGAGGTGGGTGCGCGGATGTGGCCCCTCGACCAGCGCCTCCACCTGCCCCGGCCCTGCCCCAAGCGTCCGCAGCAGCCGCGCCAGATTATACTGCGGATGGCCATGCGGGCTCTTGAGCGGATCAAGCAGCGCCGCATGGGTTTCCGCGCTCATGTCGGTGTCGAGCCCCGGGAGCACAAGCGCGCCGCGGGGGAGCCGCGAAATGGCCCGGAGCAAGCGCGCAGTCGCCGGGATCGAGCCGGTCGAGCCTGCCGCGATCACGGGCCGATCGCCATAAACCAGCGGCGCGGCATCCGCCTGCCGGTCGAGCCGCGCGCCGCGCAGAAACGCTGGATCGGCCATTCCCAAGGTCGCGAGAATTTGCGGCCAGACCGTCAGCGCAATATCGAGAAAGGTCAGCGTTTGCTGCCAATAGGCGCCCAGTGTCGGCGAAAGTTGCTCGGTTATGATTTTCAGCGCGCTGGCATCACGTTCCTCGATGGCGAGGTCGTCAAAGACCAGTCCGAGCGAATCGGCCATGGAAAAAATTTCGGCGGCGGTCGGGGGCGTCGAAAAGGCCTCGCTGCCTGCGGGGGTTCGCGCCCATGCCGCGACCAGTCGCGACAGCACCAGCCGGCGGTGCAGCACTGACGCAGGCCGCGGCAAGGCCTCCGCCTCGAAGGGCGGCAGGAAGGGCTCTTCGTCTTCCACCTCTCCGCCAAAGGTGCGGATGTCTGGCAACAGGCCATTAAAATCAGGGTGTTCCAAAAACGCCTGCGCCAGAACGCGTTTGGCGCGCTGTGTCGGCAGGACGATGGTGACATCGCTGAGCCAGAACGGCCCTGTCCGCGGCCAGTCGCCGAGGAGACGCCCATCCATCACCGCAGCCGCCAGGGTCGGCAGGAAAGGTGTATGCGGCGGAATGGAAAAAAGGCTCATGGCGCCAGCAGCGCAGCGGTTGCGGCCAGGGCCTGCGGATCCCCCACATGATACCAGGGGGCATCGAGCACGATGCCGTAAAGCGTCTCGCGCTCCATTGCCGCGTCGA encodes:
- the trxA gene encoding thioredoxin, encoding MTDHVSDANFGQEVLNSNVPVLVDFWAEWCGPCLAIAPVLDELSTELQGKVKIVKLNVDQNPSTTAQYGVRSIPTMILFKNGEAADMKIGAGTPKAGLAKWLEGHAA
- a CDS encoding glycoside hydrolase family 3 N-terminal domain-containing protein, translating into MAAIELSAAPFNLDDEAIAWVQSTRDGLTPRDKLAQLFVLLARGSTEEALEQLRSFRPGGVTRIYSGDLAAEIALAQNFDTLGPAPMLVSADLEGSRMSLPFGTSVPNPLALAAVDDVEATTAISTIMAEEARAVGLNWSFTPVIDINAAWRSAIVGTRSYGDDVDRIERHALAQIEAFQKKGVAATVKHWPGEGFDDRDQHLVTTVNPLTLEDWEQKFGRLYRAAIKAGVMSVMSAHIAFPAFVRSLDPEAKGEAFRPASLSRVLNETLLREQLGFNGLIVSDATPMAGLGDWGHRDETLPELIIAGCDVILFSDDPNADLMRLVKAVADGRLTQERVDEAVTRILALKAALGLHKAREALNFEGARAKVATADSRALARDVTERAVTLVKDVPGLLPLSKEKHQRVLVYSTGSVQPFAPEPIPLSLPEMLETEGFAVTVFTPDLAVNPADYDLVLYLLAEETLLTRGRIFLDWKRLTGTVYGAMRRHWHDVPTLMVSLGFPYYLHDAPRVGTYVNAYGSSDEFQAAVLETLLGRKPFVGKSPLDPFCGSEQGRY
- a CDS encoding folylpolyglutamate synthase/dihydrofolate synthase family protein, producing MSRTDAILKRLSQLHPRLIDLSLDRMLPLLEKLGNPQDHLPPVIHVAGTNAKGSTIAHLRAFLEAAGKSVHVYNSPHLVRFNERIRLAGKLVETDRLNSALEEVEAINAGEGITFFEVTTVTAFKLFAETPADYLLLETGMGGTFDTTNVVKHPLGTIITPVDFDHQGFLGNTLTEIANNKAGILKRGALSVMGIQRPEARKVLERAAHRLGITPIWQGEDFHGSAQDGRLVYSDEQGLLDLPPSALLGPHQFDNATLAIAATRHFGLPVDEKAIAEGLRRVTWPARMQPIRHGDLRDLLPPGHELWLDGGHNPHGAAALARAIAELDAHNKRPLVMIMGMMSNRDPAEFLAAFTDFAPEVLTLAIPGEENAHPADHIAARAKTLGLAAQPIASIEAALAEAAKTPDARVLICGSLYLAGDVLAKNNTPPD
- the addA gene encoding double-strand break repair helicase AddA; amino-acid sequence: MSAERGELSIPFDTTRAQGEATDPSRSIWVEANAGSGKTFVLTRRVLRLLLAGVFPESILCLTYTKAAAAEMRGRISAELAAWAVMPRDKLYKDLQGLTGAPVTDVIVGRARTLFARALETPGGLRILTIHAFCEAVLHRFPIEAGVPFDFSVIEEDQQNQMIMAARESVLADGLRGGENRAAVETLFGLMSDYAIGEAINSGLALGARLDVVLADPEGAKARLRRVVGYCGATAESLESALVANTSLTSGALKLLIGDGSDNPDAATLRGLVLTKDGSPRARLVTKTQEKALPGIGEMMAAEQERVLQLDQEIIAARLIERSEAVLDVLVAIARRYERDKRRHSLLDFDDLVEKLGDLFANPAIGPWVQYKLDAGIDHILVDESQDTNERQWRVVKAIAEEFFAGAGAVERPRSVFAVGDQKQSIYSFQGAQPALFGLTGGEFHRRAQAAEKQFARLPLHTSFRTLSGILNAVDLVCARSDIQAALLSEDKVGHNAARTQPGGTVTLWPPLRTSEAEAGDGEWPREPVEAEQSAPRQVAMRIAAEIRFWVDSHRPLGHRGRAVTPDDVLVLVQSRNILFQEIIRALRLQNLPTPGADRLGVTGHIAVLDLLALIDVLLNPADDLQLAALLRSPLFDVSEEDLFQLASPRSGGQRLWSALLATTIASAREAAERLARWRAELDFERPYEFLARVLYAEEGLKRFHARLGTEVDEVLSEFLELAIAHEQTEQPSLQGFAAEMRRRSVSIKRELAEGGSGVRVMTVHGAKGLEAPVVILADATAKPSGSQTSTPVYLDERPEGPIFFHAGSKGQRTTEIQGIKDRIDAVRLEEYWRKLYVGMTRAEDELYVTGALTVTGKTDGTWYEAIEGALRPHGQSVGDVTGQEAALVYPAERPAIAPLSVPLPGINAAFTPLVLAPLPEFVPVPILSPSSEGENAPILQSAAEKVRDAELARKSGLALHALLQHMSGIERSAWDKVMPRAMEALLPEYGEAHGAVMDRARSILERIDLAHIFGPQSRAEVPFLVNADRDGEAVQLSGRIDRLVVDDEGVLVIDYKSDAHVPDRPEAIPARYLTQLGLYALVAGQLFPGRIVRAAILWTELESLMNLPQDLLGAAGKNFTLR
- the pheT gene encoding phenylalanine--tRNA ligase subunit beta — its product is MKFTLDWLHEHLDTQASPEEIGKALTMIGLEVEGIESQGKALEKFVVAHVVSATPHPNSDHLNICKVDAGTGELIDVVCGAPNARTGLKSVFAFPGTYIPGKDFELKGGVVIRGAPSNGMLCSAAELELSNDHDGIIELPEDAPIGAKYVDYAGINGVVFDISITPNRGDATGVYGVARDLAAFGLGTLKKTDFSPVPSTGPSPIPALPHQFAEGAPKAIRKFAGRYIANVKNGPSPEWLQARLRAVGLRPINTIVDITNLVSLGWGRPLHAYDADKVEGTMVLRNARGEEFDALDNKIYTLDETMTVIADDKGPLCLGGIMGGIRSGVTEETVNVVMECASWDPDLIAQSGRKTGIVSDARYRLERNVDPALTEPGLELATRLVLELCGGEPKEPAISGEDVFPNTIVEFPLSEVKRLTGITSAPEEVEAILTRLGFAVEGSGDTRQVKVPSWRPDVTQKADLVEEVMRMVGVDNVPVEPLPRLNHVAPRILTTIQNRRRIARRALATRGLDEVVTWSFISNADATRFGGGTEDRQLANAIAADMTDMRPSLLPGIIAGARRNANRGFADVALFEVGQVFLSDKPEGQHTYASGVRTGTSTLNGSGRHWSGKPQTVSVWDAKADLSAVLDSLGVDIEKVQILPEPAAWSHPGRGGRIALGPKVTLGWFGELHPALAAELDIEGPIAAFEIDLDALPEPRKKATKTKPALALSQFQPLSRDFAFVMDRAVTAATILKAAKGAEKTLIKDVGIFDVFEGVHVGEGKKSVAIEVTLQPRDKTLTDEDIEKVSAAIVAAVTKATGGELRK